TCAGTCAATGAGAGTGCAAGATAATGAAAATTTGAAAGAGCAAAGAAAAGCAGGAACGGGAGACAAAGGCtctaaacctcattcaaggagaagGATCTCAAGGTAAGCATAATACCAAGCATATCACATGAGAATCAAATCAACAGAATAATATATGTGGTATATCTGAGGTTAGTTTCCAACGATAAGTCCTGTCGGCTCTGTATACGACATATATCATATCCAACTTAAAATGAGCAGAGGTTTGCATCAGAATAATCAGATAAACTGATAAGGTAGATAAAGACAGCCTGTTTGAGAGGCAAGAGACAGGTAAACGAGGACGCAATTTTACGTTAGCAACAGTATCTTCTGCTTCAAagtagtcataagaacataagaacataagaaaggaggaacactgcagcaggcctgttggcccataaattagagtacttatccaacctaaatttgaaactacccaaagtcctagcctcaataacccaactaggtagactgttccactcatcaactaccctatttccaaaccaatactttcctatgtcctttctaaatctaaacttatctaatttaaatccattactgcagatTCCATGCACAGCATTAAAAGTACGTGTAACAGGGCTCACTAAGCCTTGTTGTCTTTAATCACACTGATTGGTTATAAACTGgtaacttattttgcagttactcAGACTGTGGGATCAGAAATGGAATACCATATGCTGAAACAACTGATGCTAAAAATGATGAGTGGTTTTACAAATTTGTTCGAATCATTATAACACACTTGGACTAAATTTATTTCATCTATATCAACATATAAAACTGCTATAGCTAATGATTATTAGCCACCCTTATGAGAGTTATGAGTGATTTTAAAAGCAAACATTTTTATCATTTGAAATATACGTAATATAGCAGACAGCATATTCTTACACTCCATAACGACGTGTTGGTAGATATCACCAAGTTGCTCACAGCTGTCCACTGTTGCCAGATCTGAGGTGTACTGTGAGTTGCTGAGGCTCCTGCAGTAGTCTCTGGCAGTAGTCCTGAAGACAGTGAAATCAGAAAAATGATTATGGTGCATATGCAAAATGAATCTTTTCAGCAAAACATTGTTCTCCTCTCTTATTAAGTATGATGCACAAAATGTTTCGAACTCAAGTTCTCTTATCTATAAAATGTTAAGTTTTGTTTGTTAAACTATAGCTCATAGTATATACGGGAAAAAGTTTGTCACAGAAATGAACCGTAGCTTTAATGAAGTTTTCACGCCTTTTTTTCTATAGTAAACTGAGTGGATTCTCTCCAGCAAACTTTAATGCACGGTGCAGAGCCAATTGCGTACTGGTATACGTTATTTGCTTTACACCGTCAGCGTAGCAATAATAACTTTTCCTGAAACAAAGAAATCTACTTGGTATGTCTCATGAGATTATTTGGAGCTTTTCTTTGTTATTTGGTTGAAAATAAATTTTAGCAAAATATTAGGTAATTGCTTTTTTTGTGATACGCTTTGATAAAACCACTGCAGCATCTATTGGCCCATTCTTATAAATGAGTATTGTGCTTTTGGATAAGAAGTGCAAAGTAACCATAGATTTTTAGAAGTACAAGCACACCATTGTTTCTATAATATTAATATGATTTTATCCAGCTACCTTCGTTTAAGTGTGTGTGAGCAATTCATTGtgaacattttatatatatatatatatatatatatatatatatatatatatatatatatatatatatatatatatatatatatatatatatatatatatatatgtatatgtatatattaacacgatggcagtctcccaccgagccaGGGTgagccaaaaagaaagaaaaactttcatcatcattcaacactttcaccatcactcatacataatcactgtcttatcAGAGGCGCACAAATACGACACtttagacatccctccaaactgccaatatcccaaaccccttctttaaagtgcaggcattgcacttcccatttccaggactcaagtccgcctaacaggtttccctgaatacccTTACAAAATATTACGCTGctgacactccagcagctcgtcaggtcccaaaaaacattcgtatccattcactcctaacacgctctcgcacgcttgctggaagtccaagcctcgcCCATAAAactttctttaccccctccctccaaccttttcgaggacgacccctacctcgcttCCTTTCTCTGGAGATTTATTTGATTtttaagtcattctactttgttccagtctctctaaatgaccaaaacacctcaataacccttcttcagccctttgactaataATTTTAGTAGTTCGACACCTCctcataatttccacactatgaattctctgtataatatttgcaccacacattgtccttagacacatctccactgcctccagcctcctccttgctgcagcatttacaaccaatGCTTCACATCCATGTAAGAATGgtcgtaccactatactctcgtatattcccatctttgcctccatgaataacgttttttgtctccacagatacttctatgcaccactcacctttttccctcatcaattctatggttaacttcatcTTTCGTAAACCCATCCTCTGACAAGTcaactcacaaatatctgaacacattcacttcttccatacttcctcctcccagtgtgatatccaatttttctttatctaaatcgtttgataccttcATCTCCATACTCTTAtctttgttcactttcaactttctcccTTTACACacgctcccaaactcgtccactaacctatacaagttttctttagaatctcccaaaagcacaataTTATCAGCgataagtaactgtgtcaacttccattttgtatttgattccccataatttaatcccacccctctccccagcaccctagcatttacttcttttacaaccccatccataaatatattaaacaaccatggtgacattacacatccctgtctaagacctacttttactgggaagtagtctccctctcttctacacaccctaacctgagcctcactatcctcataaaaactctttacagcatttactaacttaccacctattccatatacttgcaacttctgctacattgctcccctttccactctatcatatgccttttctaaatccataaatgcaatggaaacttctctacctttatttaaatatatatatatatatatatatatatatatatatatatatatatatatatatatatatatatatatatatatatatatatatatatatatatatatatatatatatatatatatatatatatatatatgtatatatatatatatatatgtgtgtgtgtgtcgtgccgaatatgtaaaactggtcaattaacaagaactcatttaaaattaaatcctttctaaaattttctcttatacgtttaaagataaatttttttcattaatgttgatgtaaaaatttataattttgcaccaaaagaaacttagaaaacttacctaaccttattataacaagcgcaatttatttaagcctaatccaactaaatatattttaaatacgtttaaaataatttaatactaaataaacacaatcaaatatatttttttcgttaggttcagaatgattttggcgaaattattgcatacacaaattttcacttgtcctatatggcaagatgaacgttgctatttaagccaagatcgcaagttctgcctattcggcacgacatatatatatatatatatatatatatatatatatatatatatatatatatatatatatatatatatatatatatgtgtgtgtattattgtatCCACGAACGAGTAGTATTTAATCAGTAAGAACactgactagccgaggactcgaacccatgtcgttttggcccgcctcatggtgagcgaaaatcacatgacgctctaacccactggaccactcaatcctacaagaatcacacacgcagcagagctaggtgttttacagtgatccgaggacatacgatggtgtggttgcctggagtttacctggagtttacctggagagagttccggggttcaacgcccccgcggcccggtctgtgaccaggcctccttgcctctgagctaatttcactctactcctcgtttggtgtactatcctccacgagcagtatatatattattgtaacgacGAGCGAGTGGTAttgtatcaataacaacactgcgactagccgaggactcgaacccatgtcgtttttgcccgcctcatggtgagcaaaaatcacatgacGTGCGAGAGAAACACTGAGTGATGAATATTATGATGGTGCCCCACTATAAGGTTTTCTACGTAAGAGGCGTTGCATCTTCTACGTTATTGTGATTGTATTGTGAGGCGCTACTGTGACTGCACCAGTGTAACACTATAGTGTCTAATGCATAGGTGTTGATATATAATGGAGTATAATGACACTGATGTGGTGGCAGTGAGGGTTCAAAGTCAAGTCTCGTCTTGCTGCCTGGAGAGCTGCCTGATGTAAAGTAAAGATGCTCCACATTAACTCACCAGTTCGTGTGACCTTCGTGGAAGTACAAGCACTCGCTGCCCACAACTATGAAGGGATCGTGACATGCTGGTGATGCATCATCATGTTAAAGTAAAAACGTGAAATATATGTTAGAACATATACTGTATGACcgttatgggtttagcgcttccccttgagtATAATAAATTAAGTGCTAGGGTGTCATAAACTTCAAAATACTTTGAGCGTTATCAGAGTTTTACAAGTTATTTCACAATTCTTCTGATTTCATCATTTACTTGGTGCGAATCATTAACAATTACGTACCCACCAAAAATGGCTAACTATCTTTCAACTTTCTCGCGGTGACAAGTTAACTGAGGCACTTGATAAAGTACACGGATCTCTATCTGTAAATCTACTAGAAAAGATAAAGATATTTCTACTCACCTTCGACTACCTTGGTGTTGCGTAATTCCCCGCCGCTAGTGAGAAACACTCTACATGTCCACTTTCCGGAGTCTTCAACGCTAACAGAGTTGATGACGATACCGCACTGGTTGTCTGTGAGATCCTCCGGTGCTCTCATCCCTGGGTGAAAGCCACTGTGGACATCCTTGGCCTGTCAAGATTATTGTGAAGGTATCATTTTACATCAGCAGTTGTGGCGAAATGATTCTGAGTCTCCAACTACAGTGATGAGAAACTCTATAACCTGTAAGTAATTATGGGAAGGACATACACCCTCTATCATTATTTACGAGATAATGTACCGTCTGTTTATAGTCGCAAAATTCCTCACAACCTGTCAATGCATATTTCTTTCAACTAATTTAGATACAACCATCATTATGCACCTAACCTGATATAAAGTTAGAACAAGAACCGTTTACTTAGTACACACATCACGCAGGAAGATTTTCCTTTCATATTCTATCACAAAGGTTGAGTTACATTCACGAGGTAATAAAATTTATTAGTCAGAGATGAGAAACTTCAGTAGGGCGATGAGAATATTATCAAGTATGTTCTACTGTAGATTCAAAGATTACCTTCCAGCATAGATGGACCTACTTTAACATTATTCAAAATGAAGGAAAGCGTcatcaaaaataataataataatgatgatttaTTTGTAATTTCTCTAAATGTCATGAATTTACTTTACATAATTTGTAGCAAATTATGAGACTATACAGCTGATAGTAAGTTGTCGGGGGACAAACAGTGTCGTCGACACAGTTTGCAAAATAAAACGTCAGAAGTCAATACTAAATAGAACGGCTACACTGTTACATATATTTGGTATTGAAGCGAATATCTTGACTTGGGGAGCGTGTCTGAACGTTCTTGATATGTTCTTCattcaaagaattggagctacccttcgcTTATTCAGCTCAAACTCTTTTCTCTCCCATTCCCAAGGTACTGCATCAGcattacaggtttagcgcttctctatAAGCATATTAAgtgtaaaagtaataataataatagtaataataataataataataataataataatagtaataataataataaaaacaataataataataataataataataataataatagtaataataattataataataataataatagtaataataataataataataataataataataataatagttattattattattattattattattattattattattattattattattattattattattattattattattattattattattattattattatgtgtaaACAAAGTTGCATACTTAAAGGCAAATTGtacagttacaagcacaaaataTCATAAGATATTATTTAATGTGTCAGCATTTGGACCGAACTCTGCAGCACTTCACCATTGTAATTGGACAGCTcagaaaaattatatatattaagcTTGATAACAATTTGTGCCTTTTTTGTCAACAATACGTAAATCTTGAGTGTTTAAAAATTGAAACATTGAGGATATCCATAATTTTGCGGCAGTTGTGGTGATGACGCCCAAAATCATGTACCCAAAATATACGAGATTCAGTGCTGCCCTGTAATCAGGAGGTATAGAAGGAGAGGATAAAAATGTATGGGATTGGAGAGGAATTGTTGGGAGTAAAGAAGCTAATTCTTGGACTAAAGGGGTTTACAAACACTTGTCAACTCTAATGATGACCAACACTACTAGAGAGTTAGTTCTAGACTTTTTCTCTTGTAAaatgtattaaaaaaataaatacattatATCTACATACTCAAGTCGTAGCTTTAGCTAATCAATGGAAACCAAAGATAACATcaacattatctaaatatctgAATGCTCATCCACACGGCTGAGAACTCTGTGATTTTTAATAACATTCTATAAACTGATATTAAAATCACTTTCCATTTATATTATTTAATCAATGCAATAAATATTTAAGGTACCTGGACACTCCTCCCATCTTCGTGGTCCCAGATACAAAGAATAAATTCTTGCTTAACTCCACAAGAGAGAGTCAGCGATTCTCCTGGTGTCACCTTCACGTTATCTGCGTCGAAGATGAGGGAGGCGTCTGATGGGGCAAAGGAGAGCCATGTGGATCACAACGTCACATATTCACATGCACTCACAACATGTTGTTCATTGAGGTCATGTACACGTTGTGCTGCTATACTGAAATTACTCACCTGACGCAGACCCCAACGATAACACAGTTATCAAACAGAAAATCATGTTAACCATATTTGAACTGCTGAAGAAGTACGGTTCAATCAGCGTAAGTGGAGGTTATATACCCACTGGCGACTGCCAGGTGTTACTTATTCTTTGCGTGAAGGCTAGACCGATAAAAAGCTTTTTACATGTTCCATCTGAACTGCGGGTTTTTAGTAGAGCCCCCTACTGGGCACTGTTACATCACCAAAAAGAAATATTAGTCATTTCATATATCACAATTATTTCATGTAGTTAATGTACACAATACGGTATGGAATACAGTCCGATAACAAACGAGAAAAAATACGATTTTACGCAGTTTGCTTCAGGACGAGGTCATCCCACGGGAGAAGTTAGTTTGATAAACACTTGTTACATGATTGGTTGTTGCAGCTGTCATTAGCTTCACCAACCAGAGACTTTAATGATAAAGtcaatacccaggtgttgcacacgcgTCATATTCATCAACTTATTGATATTAAATACCATTACTGCTTTGATACTTGTCTCTAGGTATACAGGTATACGAGATGCCTAAGAGAACTAAGTCTGCTGTTGACTCCATTGTTTAGACGCAcaagagccaggagctatgaatcaacccctgcaaccacaactaggtgagtaaacatacacacacacacacacacacacacacacacacacacacacacacacacacacacacacacacacacattcaaaatAATATGAACACCCGCTGATTAAGCTGTCGAACTGTCGACCTGACGAACCGTCGAATGCCTGAATAGCCAATTTAAATGTGTTACAGGTTCCTTTTTTGTGGTTCTTTTCATACACACCTATTCATACATTTCAGAACGAAGCAGAAACAAGAGTAACAGACCTCACAGACTTCCAAAGAGGACACATTGTTGGAGCGCGGATTGCTGGAGTATCGGTCACCAAAACTGCTGAAATGTTCCATGTTTCAAGAGCAGTTGTCTCTATGGTCATGTCTGCATTCCACAATGATCATAAGACAAGCTCCAACAAAAGCAATAATGGAGGCAAAAAGAAGCTGGGTGACCGGGACCGTCGAGTATTAAAGTGTATTGTGTCAAAATGTCATAAGACTATTGATGCAAAAGTGATTGCAGAGCTAAATCAGCATCTTACAAACAAGGTTTCAACCAAAACAGTTCGTAGTGAGCTCCATGCAGCTGGATATTTTGGGACGGCTGCAATTTCTAATACCTTTCTTTTCAAAAGCAAATACTGCAAAGCGCAGAGAATGGTATAATGACCAAAAGAATTGGATATTGGACCAATGGAAGAACGTTATGTATTTCGACAAATCTTCCTTTACACTTTTCCCAACTTCTGGACTAGTTTATGTCTGGAGACAGACTAAAGAAACTTATAACCATGAAGTATGGAGGCGAATCCGCGATGACTTGGGGAACGATATTGTGGAATTCTCTTGGCCCGGCGTTAGTACTGCATGGTAGGGCTAACGCAAGTTCATCCCATGTTACAAACACCGTTTCCTATTGGCGGCGCTATCTTCCAAGACGATAATGCACCAATTCACTCCGCTGGAGCTATTCAGAATTGTCATGAAGGGCATGAAAGTGAATTAGAACACTTGGATTGGCCCCAACAAACGCCAGATCCAAATATTATCGAACATTTGTAGGGTCAATTGGAAGCGCAAGTCAGGAACCGATTTCCTGACTTGCTGTGGtgtgctttgtggcggatttctgaCCGCCCTCTCTATTTGTCTGCCGAGCTGgttcggtagatgtgaggttgctatcccggagcgcttgtttactggcatgaagggtagggtatggcacaggttccatgctgcatctgcagtACTTGCGGGCTCGAGGTCCTCTCGGATGAGAGGGGGAACTTGCGgccctttcatgccttctagtgactgtccctccgctgtccccctttttttttttttcttttattttctttaaaataataataagaaagacGTCCCACTATCATGGAGTCTTCGTTCTGTGAGtatcctcctcctcccaggccaCTTTCTGTTCCTGCATCCTGTTCTGGTCGGGCTTTGTTACTGGACCAGTCTCTAGACTCTTCcaatacccctgtaccttctgctggtgacacTCCGTCATCTGCTCCAAGTGCTAGGGCTCTTCCCATTTCTGTTACTGCCTCTGTCTCTTGCACGCCTTTAACTATGCGTCCGGCTTGCCCGAATTGGTGCGATGGCTTTCAAATCACCCACCTTCCTTGGGTCGGGCGTCCCACAGTACTACACCAAAACGTTCCAGATCATTTGCTGACGACAGTTCTTCGATGTCTGCTCATTTCACCCGAAAACGACCTACGCGACACCCATTTCCTTTACGCACCACGTTTACAAGTACGCAGTGAACTATATTCTTTTCCCTACAAAtgacatctccaactgattatctttctgaccacagtattggtaaTGCTCTTTTACGtcacgttggccaaaatatatcttttTCACGCTCTGCGTAGTGATGCCTGCATCATTACAGTTCAGAGTGCagaacaagctcatgatctttcccatgTTAATTCCATTGATAACATTCAAATCATAGTTCATAAGCATGCaaatcaattcttgtagtggtacggtGGTTTTACCGCGTACCAATGCACaaagtgattttctgtcttgcgaGGATGATATTTGGGAGCAATTAGTCCTTCATGATCTTCATATTCTCAGAGTGGATACATATGTCCTGCCCGCTCACAGGCGGAGGCGCTTTCCTAGTAACATCGCCTGCTTAACCTTCGACtgccgtgaactcccgtcctccgTTTATATTGCAGGCCATCGCCTAGAGGTTCGTAAATTGGTCCCTACCCTCAGCAGTGTCGAAATCGTTGGCGTTTTGAACACCCCgctaaatactgcagatctgcAGCAGAGTGCCCGGTCTGCGGTGCAGTAGATTAtactaatacgtcttgcagtctttctcccacttgtctcaattgcaatgaacctcatccttctttttcccgccgttgtcaggtctatcgTAATGAATGAGAAATCTGTTGTCTTAAGGAGAGCGAAGGCCTTACTTATGCCCTGGCTATCTCTCGGTTCCGCCTTCAGGGGAATTTTCCTCATATCCCTTATTCGCGAGTAGCGAGGATACCTCCAACCATGGCGGTCCCCCGCCTACCAGCTCTTTCGGTGTTGTGTCTTCAGATATCACCTccatctctaattcttttgctgttttACCCTCTGAAATCCCCACCTCCTTACCTACTCCTACCACTACTTCTCGATCGCTAGTTTCTCATTCTGCAAGACTTCACACGCCTACTTCTCTTTCGCACCTATTACctatgtggcccggtggcctggtggctaaagctcttgcttcacacacggagggccaggttcgattcccgggggtggaaacatttcgacgcatttccttacacctactgtcctgttcacatagcagcaaataggtacccggttgttagccgactggtttgggttacatcctgggggacaatattAACGACCCCAACGGAAATTAAGTTAGTCCTCGACgacgcactggctttcttgggttatcctgggtggttaactctccggggttaaaaatccgaacgaaatcttatcttatcttatcttacctgtgAAGTTGAACCTGCCTCAAAAGCCCAAGTTTTTTTGCATTTCTCCAGTACTTACAATTCCTCAACAGTTTTCCTTTTCGGTCTCAGTGCCTCGTTCTgaccccctttctaactctcacatgGAAGTGGAGGTTCACCTCCGCTCACGTAGTCCCCTCTTCTCCTGGTTCCCCCCCTCCAGCCTTCTTCCCCAGTTACcttccaacctccttcctctcctgttccaccgCAGGTCTCTTCTGTCCCCGCCAGCGAATCTCAAGGTTCATACTCCCCttccctctcagacctctttggttgcctCCATAGTCTCCCCAATCTCTACTTgttctacctcacctgtctctgaaatcATGGTATAGGCATCTTCCTTATTTGCTGAGACACTTGACGCTGTCTCCAACTATATTGCGGAGACGAAACCCTCGATGGACACTGATTCGCCTCCTTCTACCCTTTCttatttttcacgaccctcgcaCGAATCTTTTCCTTAACGgtatgtttgaaacgcgctgcatggggccgTTATCGGTATAATCGAACCTCACATCGTCTCTTGGATTTTAAGCGGGCAAGAGCAGTCGCTTGCCACATCATATGAATTGCGAAACGCACTTGGTGGCAAGACTGTGTGTCTGCCATTACCTCGATTTCCTCTATGTGTGCAGTTTAGAAGAAGGTAaggaagttgtgtggcaagtacgctccagacccagctcctgttctgcaagttgatggtgttagtgttgcggaacatcttgaag
Above is a genomic segment from Cherax quadricarinatus isolate ZL_2023a chromosome 10, ASM3850222v1, whole genome shotgun sequence containing:
- the LOC128687991 gene encoding uncharacterized protein, encoding MVNMIFCLITVLSLGSASDASLIFDADNVKVTPGESLTLSCGVKQEFILCIWDHEDGRSVQAKDVHSGFHPGMRAPEDLTDNQCGIVINSVSVEDSGKWTCRVFLTSGGELRNTKVVEACHDPFIVVGSECLYFHEGHTNWTTARDYCRSLSNSQYTSDLATVDSCEQLGDIYQHVVMEYGLVWHWLGGSDEYEESGWHWVTGGTVPRSVPFWYPGRPTIDTSVNCLSMHSQTGYLYDHECNLNGSFICEEFPFTL